The genomic window GAACGCTCATTTGATCTTGATCCTTGTGGATCGAAAAAGGGACTATACTGAATCTGCATGAACCCCCAGATAATATCCATAAATGACTTGTCTTTGGTAATAGATGAACATTACCATATGTAAATTCAGGTGCATGGTACACATCGGTACTCCAATGCATTTCTCCCTCTGAGTCAGAATAAATATGTTTTCGAACCCTTTCCTTAAAATTGAAAGTGTATGTTCCTGCACGAATCTCAGCAATCACTTGTTCTGATTCTACATATTGATCATTTTGAACTAGAAGAAAACTTTTTGGGGGAATATTCACGTTATGTATAATTCCTTCACTCTCAATAGTTACATACAAGTCTATATAACATAGAAAAGCAGGATGTCCATGACGTGTACGTGTGGGATGAACCCAATCttcattgaattttatttttccattagaAGGGGCTCGTACATGCTCTGCAGTACCCCCAGTGAATACTCCGCCGGTATGAAAAGTTCTTAATGTTAGTTGAGTACCCGGTTCTCCAATAGATTGCCCCGCAATAATACCTACAGCTTCTCCCAATTCGACCAGGTCGCCATGAGTAGGACTCCGACCATAACATAGTCGACAGATCCAAGATGTGCTCTTACAAGTAAAGGGGGTTCGAATCGATATTGTCTGTGCTTGAAAGGTTATGAATCGATTGACAAGCCCAATCCCAATATCTTGATTTCGAATGGCGATGCATCGTGGGCCCATATATATATCGTCTGCTAATACACGACCAATTaatgtttgaataaaaattctttCCGGTATCATCCCATTTCGAGGACTCACAGAAATACCTCGGATAGTGCCACAATCTGTTCTACGTACAACAATGTGTTGAACTACTTCAACAAGTCTACGCGTGAGATATCCAGCATCTGATGTTCGTACAGCAGTATCTACAACCCCCTTGCGGGCTCCGTAGCAAGAAATTATATATTCTGTTAAAGAGAGCCCCTCACGTAAATTGCTTTGAATGGGTAAATCAATCATTTGTCCTTGGGGATCTGACATTAATCCTCTCATACCTACTAATTGGTGTACCTGAGATGCATTTCCTCTAGCTCCCGAAAAAGACATTATATGAACTGGATTAAAGGGGTCAGTCATCCTAAAATTAGTATTCATTTCTTGTCGCAAATATTCACTTGTAGCATACCAGATCTCAATGGATTGGCGTAATTTTTCTACCGCGTGTACATTCCCATAATGATGGtgtttttccaaaatcaaactTTGTTGTTCAGCATCTTGGACTAGCCATCCCTTAGAAGGTATTGTTAAAAGATCATCAATTCCTAATGAAATGGATGTAGCAGTGGCTTGCTGGAAACCCAGAGTCTTTACTTGATCCAGGATGTGTGATGTATATGCCATTCCGAAGTGATCTATTAATCTGCTAATAAGTCGTTTCATGGCAGTTCCATCTATCACTTTATTGTGAAAGACCAGATTAGCCCTTTCTGTCATAAGTACCCCCATATTCCGCTGAGTAGGATTTGACAATGGGTTTGAGTCAGTGGTTGTAAAACTTCCTTTTCTCGATCTTGCTTCGCGTAGAAATTCAAGAACTATGATCCTAGTTGAACCGGAGAGACCCGAATTAATACCGGTATCATATCATATAATTACTTAGCCTAAGTATCATATGATTAGGTCTCATATGAGCAGGCCCGACAAAAGCCTTGGATGGCTTCTTCGATTTCTCGATAAAGAGAAATATGACCAACAGTGGTTCGAATGTATATACAAGGAATCTCTTTTTTTACACTTCTTACTATTAGATAGTGCCCATAAATCTCATGATAGGTACCCAAAGATTCATAGTGAACTTCGATGGGAGCTTCTTTTGAAGCAATAAGGCGTTGATCTAGTTGCCACCGGAGCCACAAAGGACtatataaattaattcttttatgcCGATAAGCTCCAATTGCATCATAGGAATTACAAAAAAAGGGTTCTTTTTCTTTCGTATACCTATAGTTATTATCGTcaattctttcattttgataGTTTCTTCGATTACATGGATTATACCTATTTGCACAAATACCTCGACGATTCCCGCTCGTTAATACATAGAGTCCAATAAGCATATCTTGAGTTGGTACGGAAATGGGATCCCCAATGGCTGGAGACAAGAGATTCATATGAGAAAACATAAGTAAGCGAGCCTCCGATTGAGCCTCCAAAGATAAAGGTACATGAACAGCCATTTGATCCCCATCAAAATCTGCATTGAATCCCTTACGAACTAATGGATGTAAACAAATAGCACGTCCTTCCACTAAAATAGGTTGGAATGCCTGTATGCCTAATCTATGCAGAGTAGGTGCCCTATTCAGCAATACAGGATGCCCCCGCATAACTTCCTGAAGTATTTCCCATACAATCGGTTCTTTTTCTCGAATTTGACTCTTAGCAACTCCTATGTTCGAAGCAAGATGTTGTCTAATTAGACCGCGAATTAAAAATGTCTGGAAAAGTTCTATTGCTATTTCGCGAGGCAATCCACATTGATGTAATGAAAGTGAAGGGCCTACGACAATGACGGAACGCCCCGAATAATCGACCCGTTTGCCAAGCAGGGTCTCACGAAATCTTCCTTCTTTGCCTTCAATTACATCTGAAAACGACTTGTAAACCTTATTATGACCGTCCCTCATTGGTTGTCCGCGGATTCCATTATCAAGAAGTGTATCCACGGCTTCTTGTACCAATTTCTCCTGACACATTACTAATTCCCCTGGTGTAGATCTACTTGTTGTTAATAGATCGGTAAGAGTATTGTTCCGATAGATAACTCTTCTATAGAGTTCATTAATATCCGAGCTCATTAGTTTACCCCCATCTATCTGAATGATCGGTCTCAACTCGGGAGGAAGAACTGGTAATAGACACAAAACCATCCATTCTGGTTCTATATTTGTTCGAATAAAATGCTTAGCTAATTCCATGCGTCTAACCAAAAAATCCtttcttcttccaatttttcGATCTTCCCATTCATTACCTGTGGGCCCTTCTTCCCCTAATTCTTTCCATTCTACCAATGAATAATCTATAATAATTCGCAAATCCAGATCGTCTAATTGTTCTCGTATAGCACCGGCTCCGGTAGAGATTTCTCGATTTCGAAATGTATCGAAACCTTGGGTAGTAAAAAAAAGTGGGATGCTGTATTTCCAAGATTGAATTTCATATTCGAATGAACCTCGTAATCGTAAGAAAGTAGGTTTTTTCTCTATGGGCCTAGCAAAAGAAAAATTGG from Vitis vinifera cultivar Pinot Noir 40024 chromosome 9, ASM3070453v1 includes these protein-coding regions:
- the LOC132254244 gene encoding DNA-directed RNA polymerase subunit beta', translating into MELAKHFIRTNIEPEWMVLCLLPVLPPELRPIIQIDGGKLMSSDINELYRRVIYRNNTLTDLLTTSRSTPGELVMCQEKLVQEAVDTLLDNGIRGQPMRDGHNKVYKSFSDVIEGKEGRFRETLLGKRVDYSGRSVIVVGPSLSLHQCGLPREIAIELFQTFLIRGLIRQHLASNIGVAKSQIREKEPIVWEILQEVMRGHPVLLNRAPTLHRLGIQAFQPILVEGRAICLHPLVRKGFNADFDGDQMAVHVPLSLEAQSEARLLMFSHMNLLSPAIGDPISVPTQDMLIGLYVLTSGNRRGICANRYNPCNRRNYQNERIDDNNYRYTKEKEPFFCNSYDAIGAYRHKRINLYSPLWLRWQLDQRLIASKEAPIEVHYESLGTYHEIYGHYLIVRSVKKEIPCIYIRTTVGHISLYREIEEAIQGFCRACSYET
- the LOC132254346 gene encoding DNA-directed RNA polymerase subunit beta''-like, translated to MGVLMTERANLVFHNKVIDGTAMKRLISRLIDHFGMAYTSHILDQVKTLGFQQATATSISLGIDDLLTIPSKGWLVQDAEQQSLILEKHHHYGNVHAVEKLRQSIEIWYATSEYLRQEMNTNFRMTDPFNPVHIMSFSGARGNASQVHQLVGMRGLMSDPQGQMIDLPIQSNLREGLSLTEYIISCYGARKGVVDTAVRTSDAGYLTRRLVEVVQHIVVRRTDCGTIRGISVSPRNGMIPERIFIQTLIGRVLADDIYMGPRCIAIRNQDIGIGLVNRFITFQAQTISIRTPFTCKSTSWICRLCYGRSPTHGDLVELGEAVGIIAGQSIGEPGTQLTLRTFHTGGVFTGGTAEHVRAPSNGKIKFNEDWVHPTRTRHGHPAFLCYIDLYVTIESEGIIHNVNIPPKSFLLVQNDQYVESEQVIAEIRAGTYTFNFKERVRKHIYSDSEGEMHWSTDVYHAPEFTYGNVHLLPKTSHLWILSGGSCRFSIVPFSIHKDQDQM